A window of the Pedobacter frigiditerrae genome harbors these coding sequences:
- a CDS encoding alpha/beta hydrolase — translation MPRKILAVALFFLVLLGISENTFAQQQNLSLKYSETIVEDGGSGQYTAIMKVEHSLPTHTVFRPKNLVGFNAKNKMPIIVWGNGACANSPWEHVNFLSEVSSYGFLVVAIGTLAKEGQTDTRKSTSSQLTDAINWAIAQNGDKKSIYYNKIDIKKIAVSGMSCGGLQTLEVASDARITTVVVCNSGIFKTPGNGISNMPKLTKESLKKIHTPTLYMLGGEKDIAYGNGMDDYQQIDHVPIFMANMDVGHGGTYREYHGGEFAKLAILWYKWQLKGDKEAAKVFEGEPAGLSKNPKWRFEKKMMP, via the coding sequence ATGCCTAGAAAAATTTTAGCTGTTGCCTTGTTTTTCCTTGTACTGCTGGGAATATCAGAAAACACCTTTGCACAGCAACAAAATTTATCCCTTAAATATAGTGAAACAATTGTTGAAGATGGTGGAAGTGGTCAATATACTGCTATAATGAAAGTTGAGCATTCATTGCCAACTCACACTGTTTTCCGCCCTAAAAATCTAGTTGGCTTTAACGCCAAAAACAAAATGCCAATCATTGTATGGGGCAATGGTGCTTGTGCCAATTCGCCTTGGGAGCACGTGAATTTTTTATCAGAAGTATCATCTTACGGGTTTTTAGTGGTCGCGATAGGTACTCTTGCTAAGGAAGGCCAAACTGATACCAGAAAATCAACCTCATCACAGCTTACTGATGCAATTAATTGGGCTATTGCACAGAATGGCGATAAAAAAAGTATCTATTACAATAAAATTGATATCAAAAAAATAGCAGTGAGTGGGATGTCGTGCGGAGGTTTACAGACATTGGAGGTTGCGTCTGATGCTAGAATTACAACGGTAGTGGTTTGCAATAGTGGCATTTTTAAAACTCCAGGCAATGGCATTAGCAATATGCCTAAACTTACTAAGGAAAGCTTGAAAAAAATCCATACACCAACTTTGTATATGTTGGGAGGAGAAAAGGATATCGCCTATGGCAATGGAATGGATGATTATCAGCAAATTGATCACGTGCCAATTTTTATGGCTAATATGGATGTAGGGCATGGGGGAACCTATCGTGAATACCATGGGGGTGAATTTGCTAAATTAGCAATCTTATGGTATAAGTGGCAATTAAAAGGAGATAAGGAAGCCGCTAAAGTTTTTGAAGGCGAACCTGCAGGCTTGTCAAAAAATCCAAAATGGAGATTTGAGAAAAAGATGATGCCTTAA
- a CDS encoding sugar phosphate isomerase/epimerase family protein, with product MTTRRNFLQKGILGVAATTLINIPTVFATPEKRKVVSEDAFKLGIAGYSFTNFNLDESLKMMKKVDVHYLCIKDFHLPYKSTAEEIAAFHAKLKENNVVGYGVGPIYTKTKEEIDKAFDYAKRVGVDLLIGIPAHADLEYVAQKTKEYNIRYAIHNHGPEDKLYPNAESIYNLIKNLDQRVGICFDMGHNKRDGRDSVADLQKFSKRIFDMHLKNVTEAANKGTTCELGRGVIDIPAFVKMLRKVNYKGSCSLEYEKDMKDPLAGIAESVGYFKGVCDGTR from the coding sequence ATGACGACAAGAAGAAATTTTTTACAAAAAGGAATACTGGGTGTGGCTGCAACAACGCTGATCAATATCCCAACAGTTTTTGCTACACCTGAAAAACGTAAAGTTGTTAGTGAAGATGCTTTTAAATTAGGAATTGCAGGTTACAGTTTTACTAATTTCAACCTTGATGAATCGCTAAAAATGATGAAAAAAGTTGATGTACATTACTTATGTATCAAAGACTTTCATTTGCCTTATAAAAGCACAGCTGAAGAAATAGCAGCCTTTCATGCCAAATTGAAGGAGAATAACGTAGTCGGCTATGGAGTAGGACCTATATACACCAAAACCAAAGAAGAAATTGACAAAGCATTTGATTACGCAAAAAGGGTTGGTGTTGATTTGTTAATAGGAATTCCAGCTCACGCTGACCTAGAATATGTTGCCCAAAAGACAAAAGAATATAATATTCGCTATGCCATTCATAATCATGGCCCCGAAGACAAACTCTATCCCAATGCAGAAAGCATCTACAATCTCATTAAAAACCTAGATCAACGTGTTGGGATATGCTTTGACATGGGGCATAACAAAAGAGACGGACGAGATTCGGTTGCAGACCTTCAGAAGTTCTCCAAACGAATTTTTGACATGCATTTAAAGAACGTAACAGAAGCAGCAAATAAAGGTACCACTTGTGAACTCGGTCGTGGTGTAATTGATATCCCAGCATTTGTAAAAATGTTGAGAAAGGTTAATTACAAAGGCTCTTGTAGTTTGGAATATGAAAAAGACATGAAGGACCCATTGGCAGGAATAGCTGAATCTGTTGGTTATTTTAAGGGTGTTTGTGATGGTACACGCTAG
- a CDS encoding glycoside hydrolase family 16 protein — translation MKIKGYSIRMKSMGRAKAIFAILLLFVLLQGCKKEFNNEPELISSHKPSGAMSTLANSSTSYMISFSGYDWVVKNSPLTTRGPGNNYWSAANVWVDSRGYLHLKLAKNTKTGKWECAEIASVNSFGMGTYQFSIEGRVDKLDRNVVLGLFNYSGLDYYDEMDIEFARWGKKSNPNLNCTLYPAEGSVGTPWSGSAEFALNGTYSTYRFNRTLTSVLFQGLHGFTNDNSNLFFSKTCTESFISPKPMPILLNLWLFQGNIPSDKNSVEIIIQRFSYTP, via the coding sequence ATGAAGATAAAGGGTTATTCTATTAGAATGAAAAGTATGGGGCGGGCAAAGGCCATTTTTGCTATACTACTGCTTTTTGTGCTCTTACAAGGTTGTAAAAAGGAATTCAATAACGAACCTGAGCTTATTTCATCACATAAACCTTCAGGCGCCATGAGTACGTTAGCTAATTCCTCAACTTCTTATATGATTAGCTTTAGTGGATATGATTGGGTTGTAAAAAACAGCCCTTTAACTACAAGAGGACCAGGCAACAATTATTGGTCGGCCGCAAACGTATGGGTTGATTCTAGAGGATATCTTCATTTAAAATTGGCTAAAAATACCAAGACTGGAAAATGGGAATGTGCGGAGATTGCTTCAGTTAATAGTTTCGGAATGGGAACTTATCAGTTTTCTATTGAGGGACGTGTAGACAAATTAGATAGAAATGTTGTTTTAGGCCTTTTTAATTATTCTGGTTTAGATTATTATGATGAAATGGATATTGAATTTGCCAGATGGGGCAAAAAATCTAACCCTAATTTAAACTGTACGCTTTATCCAGCAGAAGGTAGCGTTGGAACACCGTGGTCGGGTAGTGCTGAATTTGCCTTGAATGGAACTTATTCTACTTACCGATTCAACAGAACGCTTACATCGGTGCTTTTTCAAGGCTTACATGGATTTACTAATGATAATTCTAACCTATTTTTTAGCAAAACTTGTACAGAAAGCTTTATTAGCCCTAAACCAATGCCAATATTATTAAACCTATGGTTATTTCAGGGTAATATTCCTTCTGACAAAAACAGTGTAGAAATAATTATACAACGTTTTAGTTATACACCATAA
- a CDS encoding DinB family protein → MEAIISSLLNLLEELYVGATSKDTWVIDQKPGYGFSKTIEQIDAKQASTPTVEGGSTIAAHTEHLRWSIRVALEFFDGKMPTPDWAESWKIKQVSEEEWKKLQQDLLKAYQDLKAAIAERKDWSIEQFNQGVLALVPHAAYHLGAIKQLIIATDKN, encoded by the coding sequence ATGGAAGCAATTATCTCATCATTACTTAATTTGCTTGAAGAACTTTATGTTGGGGCTACAAGCAAAGATACCTGGGTAATAGATCAAAAACCAGGGTACGGATTTAGTAAAACAATTGAACAGATTGATGCTAAACAAGCTTCAACCCCAACAGTAGAAGGTGGCTCTACCATAGCTGCACATACTGAACATTTGAGGTGGAGCATTCGTGTGGCATTAGAATTCTTTGATGGCAAAATGCCAACACCAGATTGGGCTGAAAGCTGGAAAATTAAACAGGTAAGTGAAGAAGAATGGAAGAAACTACAACAAGACTTGCTTAAAGCCTATCAAGATCTTAAAGCTGCAATTGCAGAAAGAAAAGATTGGTCTATTGAACAATTTAATCAAGGTGTTTTAGCATTAGTCCCACATGCAGCCTATCATTTAGGGGCAATTAAACAATTGATAATTGCTACTGACAAAAATTAA
- a CDS encoding Na+/H+ antiporter, with protein sequence MIENFTFYLSLVIAIVLLIMLANKIKVAYPVLLVLAGLGICFIPGIPIIHIDPELIFIIFLPPLLYEAAWSISWKELWHWRRIILSFAFVMVFLTAMSVAFVANHFIPGISLALGFLLGGIVSPPDAVSAGAILKFVKVPKRMSSILEGESLLNDASSLIIFRFAMIAVATGQFIWYEAALSFSWMLLGGVGIGLLVGFVFMKAHKYLPTDANTDIVLSIVAPYLMYIAAEEVHSSGVLAVVSGGLLLANKRHLFLSSTSRLRGVNVWESFCFVLNGLVFILIGLALPEITEGLKTEGVSLSSAIGYGLLITLVLIVGRILSAYGAVIVTLIMRNFITVADRRSPGFRVPLVLGWTGMRGVVSLAAALSIPVQLADGSPFPQRNLILFITFIVILVTLLLQGLTLPYVINKVLTPHIESDLPEDEIYHHIRKELADHALSHLRTNYSEQLENDPVLQQMARKWEDAGRLADDVVMAEACKAIYIEILGKQREWLHNRNNEEATLDEDIVRKHLLNLDLEEEKLRFL encoded by the coding sequence ATGATTGAAAACTTCACCTTTTATCTAAGTCTCGTAATTGCCATTGTATTATTGATCATGTTGGCCAATAAAATTAAAGTAGCCTATCCGGTGCTTTTGGTTTTAGCAGGATTAGGGATTTGTTTTATTCCAGGTATTCCTATTATACACATCGACCCAGAACTTATTTTCATCATTTTTCTTCCCCCTTTATTGTATGAAGCGGCTTGGTCTATCTCATGGAAGGAACTGTGGCATTGGCGACGAATCATTTTAAGTTTTGCCTTTGTAATGGTATTCCTAACGGCGATGTCTGTTGCCTTTGTTGCCAATCATTTTATTCCTGGTATTTCCTTGGCATTGGGATTTTTATTAGGCGGTATCGTATCTCCGCCAGATGCGGTAAGTGCAGGAGCAATTTTGAAATTTGTAAAAGTACCCAAGCGAATGTCGTCTATTTTAGAAGGAGAAAGTTTGCTAAATGATGCTTCGTCATTAATTATCTTCCGCTTTGCGATGATAGCCGTAGCCACCGGACAATTTATTTGGTATGAAGCAGCCTTAAGTTTTAGTTGGATGTTGTTAGGTGGGGTAGGAATAGGATTATTGGTTGGTTTTGTATTCATGAAAGCGCACAAGTATTTGCCTACCGATGCAAATACAGACATTGTATTATCTATTGTAGCGCCCTACTTAATGTACATCGCCGCAGAAGAAGTACATAGCTCTGGGGTATTGGCAGTTGTAAGTGGGGGTTTGCTTTTAGCCAATAAAAGGCACTTGTTTTTAAGTAGCACATCGCGATTGCGTGGCGTAAATGTTTGGGAAAGCTTTTGTTTTGTGCTCAATGGTTTGGTGTTTATATTAATTGGCTTGGCATTACCAGAAATTACGGAAGGATTAAAAACTGAAGGGGTAAGTCTTTCTTCAGCTATTGGCTATGGCCTATTGATTACATTGGTGCTCATTGTGGGTAGAATTTTGTCGGCCTATGGTGCGGTGATTGTTACCTTAATCATGCGAAATTTCATAACAGTTGCAGATAGGCGCAGTCCAGGTTTTAGAGTACCTTTAGTATTAGGGTGGACAGGTATGCGAGGTGTGGTATCTTTAGCTGCGGCATTATCAATTCCTGTTCAGCTAGCAGATGGTTCGCCATTTCCGCAACGTAATTTAATCTTATTCATCACCTTTATTGTAATTCTAGTAACCCTGTTGTTGCAGGGATTAACTTTGCCTTATGTCATCAACAAGGTACTAACACCGCATATCGAATCAGACTTGCCTGAGGATGAGATCTATCATCACATAAGAAAGGAATTAGCCGACCATGCTTTGTCTCATTTGAGAACCAATTATAGTGAGCAATTAGAAAATGACCCAGTGTTACAACAAATGGCTAGGAAATGGGAAGACGCCGGGCGATTAGCCGATGATGTGGTAATGGCAGAAGCATGTAAGGCCATTTACATTGAAATTTTGGGCAAGCAGAGAGAATGGCTACACAATAGAAATAATGAAGAAGCCACGCTCGATGAAGATATCGTTCGTAAACATTTACTGAATTTAGATTTGGAGGAAGAGAAATTGAGGTTTTTGTAA
- a CDS encoding sterol desaturase family protein: MMAQYFLFTGIVFLTLYVWKKKKFWYTKIQQRYPQNKYVFLEIRYSIYTFLILSAFIAFVIWANKNGLTMAYSPIDKYGYGYYFLSFVIMIIVHDTYFYWTHRLLHWKPLFKFAHKTHHKSINPTPFAAYSFHPFEAVIEMGIMLVLVFTIPHHVSVISVFGVYSLVINVAGHAGFEFLPKWFVRHKIFKWHNTSTHHNLHHTHFKSNFGLYFTFWDKVMKTEHPKYEEEFEKLADLRNQAKEVTEETALVQQKAV; encoded by the coding sequence ATGATGGCCCAATATTTTCTATTTACAGGAATTGTTTTTCTGACCTTGTATGTTTGGAAAAAGAAAAAGTTTTGGTATACCAAAATTCAACAACGGTACCCACAAAACAAGTATGTTTTTCTAGAAATACGTTATTCCATTTATACTTTCTTAATTCTAAGTGCTTTTATAGCATTTGTAATATGGGCCAATAAAAATGGATTAACAATGGCTTATAGTCCAATAGACAAATATGGTTATGGTTATTATTTCTTAAGCTTTGTAATTATGATTATTGTTCATGATACCTATTTCTATTGGACACATCGTTTATTGCATTGGAAACCACTCTTTAAATTTGCGCACAAAACGCATCATAAATCAATAAATCCAACTCCATTTGCAGCTTACTCCTTTCATCCTTTTGAGGCAGTAATAGAGATGGGAATCATGCTGGTACTTGTGTTTACCATTCCGCATCACGTATCTGTAATTTCAGTTTTTGGTGTTTATTCTTTAGTTATTAATGTTGCTGGTCACGCTGGCTTTGAGTTTTTACCAAAATGGTTTGTTCGTCATAAGATATTTAAGTGGCATAATACCTCTACTCACCATAACTTGCATCATACTCATTTTAAAAGCAATTTTGGGCTATACTTTACTTTTTGGGACAAGGTGATGAAAACGGAACATCCAAAATATGAAGAGGAGTTCGAGAAATTGGCCGATTTAAGAAATCAAGCTAAGGAAGTGACAGAAGAGACTGCGCTAGTTCAACAGAAAGCTGTTTAA
- a CDS encoding ABC-F family ATP-binding cassette domain-containing protein: MLQLQGVTYIHPNRDLLFSNINLNINKHDKIALIGNNGTGKSTLLKILAGKLKPTTGLLRTAEDPYHVPQHFGQYNNYSIAEALQVSDKLASLAEILSGNATEENLTVLNDDWTIEERCATALAYWNLSDLDLKQPLATLSGGQKTKVFLAGIIIHQPQLVLLDEPTNHLDSYSRNIFYEYIKSTKNTLVVVSHDRTLLNLLNSVCELSKNGIASYGGNYDFYTTQKTIATEATNQVLKNKEKTLRKAKETERESIERQQKLDAKGKKKQEKAGLPTISMNTLKNNAERSTAKMKGVHTDKISNITEELHQLRLTIPDRDKMKVNFLDSDLHQGKVLVNAITVNFGHEHRLLWKNDLSFQIKSGERVAIKGINGSGKTTLIKLILGQVKHTLGTIDSLVTKVIYIDQDYSSINNQFTVYEQAQSFNVALREHEVKIRLSRFLFTKEYWDKPCGALSGGEKMRLILCSFTINNSAPDFIILDEPTNNLDIQNLEILTDTINQYKGTLLVVSHDEFFLEQINIEKTINL, encoded by the coding sequence ATGCTTCAACTACAAGGTGTTACCTACATACACCCCAATAGAGATTTATTGTTCAGTAATATAAATCTCAACATAAACAAACACGATAAAATTGCATTAATCGGTAATAACGGCACTGGGAAATCTACTCTTTTAAAAATCTTGGCAGGAAAACTAAAACCTACTACTGGCTTATTAAGAACCGCTGAAGACCCTTATCATGTTCCACAACATTTTGGTCAATATAATAATTACAGCATTGCTGAAGCACTTCAAGTTTCCGATAAATTAGCTTCGTTAGCTGAAATTTTAAGTGGCAATGCAACTGAGGAAAATCTAACCGTGTTAAACGACGATTGGACAATTGAAGAGCGTTGTGCAACAGCATTGGCTTATTGGAACTTATCTGATTTAGATTTGAAACAACCTCTAGCAACACTAAGTGGCGGTCAAAAAACCAAGGTATTCCTTGCAGGGATTATTATTCATCAGCCTCAGTTGGTTTTACTAGACGAGCCCACCAATCATCTAGATAGTTATAGCAGAAATATATTTTACGAGTATATCAAATCTACTAAAAACACCTTAGTTGTGGTAAGCCATGATAGAACTTTACTTAACCTGCTTAACTCCGTTTGTGAGCTTAGTAAAAACGGCATAGCAAGTTATGGAGGAAACTATGATTTTTATACGACGCAGAAGACAATAGCTACAGAAGCCACGAATCAGGTGCTAAAAAACAAAGAGAAAACCCTCCGAAAAGCGAAGGAAACAGAAAGAGAATCAATAGAAAGGCAGCAGAAACTAGATGCCAAAGGGAAGAAAAAACAAGAAAAAGCAGGGCTACCTACTATTTCGATGAATACCCTTAAAAATAATGCGGAGAGAAGTACAGCTAAAATGAAAGGTGTACATACTGATAAAATAAGCAACATAACTGAAGAGCTACATCAACTCCGTTTAACCATCCCCGATAGGGATAAAATGAAGGTGAACTTTTTGGATTCGGATCTTCATCAAGGTAAAGTTTTGGTTAATGCAATCACTGTTAATTTTGGACATGAGCATCGGTTACTTTGGAAAAATGACCTAAGCTTTCAAATTAAAAGTGGAGAGCGAGTTGCGATAAAAGGGATAAATGGCTCAGGAAAAACAACTTTAATCAAATTGATATTAGGGCAAGTAAAACATACATTAGGAACAATAGACAGCCTTGTCACTAAAGTAATATATATCGACCAAGACTACTCTTCAATAAACAATCAATTCACTGTTTACGAACAAGCTCAAAGTTTTAATGTGGCTTTAAGAGAACATGAGGTAAAAATTAGGCTCAGTCGTTTCTTGTTTACAAAGGAATATTGGGATAAACCTTGCGGTGCACTTAGTGGCGGTGAGAAGATGCGTTTGATACTTTGTTCATTTACCATTAACAATAGCGCACCTGATTTTATCATTTTAGATGAACCTACCAATAACCTAGATATTCAGAATTTAGAGATTTTAACGGATACTATAAATCAATATAAGGGCACACTGTTAGTGGTTTCTCATGATGAATTCTTTTTGGAGCAGATAAATATTGAAAAGACTATCAATCTTTAG
- the metG gene encoding methionine--tRNA ligase, translated as MDNDKIKRYTVTAALPYTNGPVHIGHLAGVYLPADTYVRYLRSNKRDVKFICGSDENGVPITLKAKKEGITPQEVVDKYHTIIGDSFKEFGVSFDIYHRTSSLTHHQTASAFFKKLHDEGVFTEEVTEQYYDEKAQTFLADRYITGTCPRCGNENAYGDQCENCGSTLNATDLINPKSTLSGEPPVRKETKNWFLPLDKYEGQLRSYIESHKEWRPNVYGQCQSWLNAGLQPRAMTRDLDWGVKVPVKGADGKVLYVWFDAPIGYISATKELCNYATLDVWNPKAEEYYINPMEDDKCGWEEYWKDDSTKLVHFIGKDNIVFHCIIFPAMLMAHGGFILADNVPANEFLNLEGQKISTSKNWAVWLNEYLVEFPDKQDVLRYVLTATAPETKDNDFTWKDFQARNNNELVAILGNFINRVTVLTHKYFDGKVPMLMTITEQDQAVIDELAAYPAKISASIENYRFREALGEVMNVARLGNKYLADTEPWKAIKTDEDRVRTILHISLQIAANIEILIEPFLPFTADKLMKMLNYGGHQWENAGSLDLLARGHQLNEPTLLFAKIEDEEVQAQIDKLNNSKTANAQANATVVPAKENITFDQFGAMDIRVATITAAEKVDKTKKLLKLTVNTGLDERTVVSGIAEHYKPEEIIGQQVSLLVNLAPREIKGILSQGMILMAEDAEGKLTFVSPTTKFDNGSVIR; from the coding sequence TTGGATAACGATAAAATTAAAAGATATACGGTAACGGCAGCTTTGCCTTACACTAATGGTCCAGTGCATATTGGTCACTTAGCGGGTGTTTATTTGCCTGCAGATACTTATGTGCGTTACCTTCGTAGCAATAAAAGGGATGTAAAATTTATTTGTGGCTCTGATGAAAATGGAGTGCCAATTACTTTAAAAGCCAAAAAAGAAGGAATTACGCCACAAGAAGTGGTAGATAAATACCACACAATTATTGGTGATTCTTTTAAGGAATTCGGCGTATCTTTTGATATTTATCATCGTACATCATCCTTAACTCACCACCAAACAGCATCTGCTTTTTTTAAGAAGTTACATGATGAAGGTGTTTTTACAGAAGAAGTTACCGAACAATATTATGATGAGAAAGCACAAACTTTCTTGGCAGATAGGTACATTACAGGTACTTGCCCTAGATGCGGCAATGAAAATGCCTATGGCGACCAATGCGAGAACTGCGGAAGTACACTAAATGCAACAGATTTAATCAATCCAAAATCTACCCTTTCCGGAGAACCTCCTGTAAGAAAGGAAACCAAAAACTGGTTTTTACCTTTAGATAAATATGAAGGGCAATTAAGAAGCTATATCGAAAGTCACAAAGAATGGCGACCAAATGTTTATGGTCAATGCCAAAGCTGGTTAAATGCAGGTTTACAGCCAAGGGCGATGACAAGAGATTTAGATTGGGGTGTAAAAGTGCCAGTGAAAGGCGCTGATGGCAAGGTTTTATATGTTTGGTTTGATGCACCTATTGGTTACATCTCTGCGACAAAAGAGCTTTGCAATTACGCTACATTAGACGTTTGGAATCCAAAAGCTGAAGAGTATTACATTAACCCAATGGAAGATGATAAGTGTGGTTGGGAAGAATATTGGAAAGATGATTCTACTAAACTAGTTCACTTTATAGGTAAGGATAATATCGTATTTCATTGCATTATTTTCCCTGCAATGTTAATGGCACATGGTGGATTTATTTTAGCAGATAATGTTCCAGCTAATGAGTTTTTGAACTTGGAAGGTCAGAAAATATCGACGTCTAAAAACTGGGCAGTTTGGTTAAATGAATATTTGGTAGAGTTTCCAGATAAACAGGATGTATTACGTTACGTATTAACCGCTACTGCACCAGAAACAAAGGATAATGACTTTACTTGGAAAGATTTTCAAGCTCGTAATAACAATGAGTTAGTAGCCATTTTAGGGAACTTTATTAACAGAGTTACCGTATTAACCCATAAATATTTCGATGGCAAAGTGCCAATGTTAATGACAATTACCGAGCAAGACCAAGCTGTAATTGATGAATTAGCTGCTTATCCGGCTAAAATTAGCGCTTCTATAGAAAATTACAGATTTAGAGAAGCCTTAGGAGAAGTGATGAATGTAGCTCGTTTAGGTAATAAATATTTAGCTGATACAGAGCCTTGGAAAGCGATTAAAACTGACGAAGATAGGGTAAGAACCATTTTACATATCTCTCTTCAAATTGCAGCAAATATTGAGATTTTAATTGAGCCATTCTTGCCGTTTACAGCCGATAAATTAATGAAAATGTTAAATTATGGCGGTCACCAATGGGAAAACGCAGGAAGCCTTGATTTATTAGCTCGCGGTCACCAATTAAATGAACCGACCTTGTTATTTGCAAAAATTGAAGATGAGGAAGTACAAGCGCAAATAGACAAGTTAAATAACAGTAAAACTGCTAATGCGCAAGCAAATGCAACTGTAGTACCAGCAAAAGAAAACATCACGTTCGACCAGTTTGGTGCAATGGATATTCGCGTGGCAACTATTACAGCAGCTGAAAAAGTAGATAAAACCAAAAAGCTGTTAAAGCTTACGGTAAATACAGGATTAGATGAAAGAACTGTTGTTTCTGGAATAGCCGAACATTACAAGCCTGAAGAAATAATCGGACAACAAGTGAGTTTATTGGTTAACCTTGCACCAAGAGAAATTAAAGGAATTCTATCTCAAGGAATGATTTTAATGGCAGAAGATGCCGAAGGTAAATTAACCTTTGTATCTCCAACAACTAAGTTTGATAATGGAAGTGTGATAAGGTAA
- a CDS encoding LD-carboxypeptidase, with amino-acid sequence MIKQPSYLKKGDKIAIVCPAKKLPKSIDGAIETLKSWGLEVVIGSTVNGSYHQFSGTDEERAADLQQFLDDKSIRAIIAARGGYGTIRIIDLLDFTIFNEEPKWLVGFSDITILLSHALADLKTQSIHAQMPYTFDTSTAEALESLRKSLFGEELSYSYSSEFNNKVGKAEGILIGGNLSLLIAIEGSVSEMNYDDKILFLEDVGEHEYSIDRMMRLLKRKSKLDKLKGLIVGAFNEISEESIPFGQTPEEVISELVKEFDYPVCFNFPTGHIDDNRAMVVGKTISLSVAKNDVQLNYL; translated from the coding sequence ATGATAAAACAGCCATCCTATTTAAAAAAGGGCGATAAAATTGCGATTGTCTGTCCGGCTAAAAAACTACCTAAATCTATTGATGGCGCCATTGAAACCCTTAAAAGTTGGGGTTTGGAAGTGGTTATTGGAAGCACCGTAAATGGGTCTTACCATCAGTTTTCCGGAACAGATGAAGAAAGGGCGGCAGATTTACAGCAGTTTTTAGATGACAAAAGCATTAGAGCCATTATTGCTGCTCGTGGTGGTTATGGTACCATCCGAATTATAGATCTGCTAGATTTTACCATCTTTAATGAAGAGCCAAAATGGCTGGTTGGCTTTAGTGACATTACCATTTTGCTTTCTCACGCATTGGCGGATTTAAAGACTCAAAGCATACATGCACAAATGCCTTATACTTTTGACACAAGTACGGCTGAAGCTTTGGAAAGTTTAAGAAAATCGCTTTTTGGAGAAGAGTTATCTTACAGCTACTCCAGCGAGTTTAACAATAAAGTCGGTAAAGCAGAAGGAATTTTAATTGGCGGAAATTTAAGTTTGTTAATCGCTATAGAAGGTTCTGTTTCTGAAATGAATTATGATGATAAAATTCTTTTCTTGGAAGATGTTGGTGAACATGAATATTCCATTGACAGAATGATGCGCCTTTTGAAAAGAAAGAGCAAACTCGACAAACTAAAGGGGTTAATTGTTGGTGCTTTTAATGAGATAAGCGAAGAAAGTATCCCTTTTGGGCAAACGCCTGAAGAAGTGATTTCGGAGTTGGTTAAAGAATTTGATTACCCAGTTTGTTTTAACTTCCCTACAGGACATATAGATGATAACCGAGCGATGGTAGTGGGTAAAACAATTTCTCTTTCTGTAGCTAAAAATGATGTACAATTAAACTATTTATAA
- a CDS encoding DoxX family protein, with amino-acid sequence MAIFDTLGKYRNTGLLILRIGLGVMMMVHGLPKIMGGPDGWTKLGGSMKVVHIDFLPMLWGFMAAASEGIGGFLLILGLFFRPVNMLLVVTMIIASLVHFAKGDGLDGAGHAIELGIVFFSLIFIGPGKYSIDKK; translated from the coding sequence ATGGCAATTTTCGATACTTTAGGTAAATACCGCAATACGGGATTATTAATTTTAAGAATTGGTTTAGGTGTAATGATGATGGTACACGGTTTACCAAAAATTATGGGTGGTCCAGATGGTTGGACAAAACTTGGCGGAAGCATGAAAGTAGTTCACATAGATTTCTTACCTATGTTGTGGGGCTTTATGGCCGCAGCTTCAGAAGGTATTGGCGGGTTTTTATTGATTTTAGGTTTATTCTTCCGTCCTGTAAATATGCTTTTGGTTGTTACCATGATTATTGCCTCATTAGTTCATTTTGCCAAAGGCGATGGATTGGATGGAGCTGGTCATGCGATAGAATTAGGCATTGTATTTTTTAGCTTGATTTTTATTGGCCCAGGAAAGTATAGCATTGATAAGAAGTAG